The nucleotide sequence TCTCTCAAGTATGTCAAGGAGCAAGTACAAAACACTTACAACTGTTGGAATGAAGGCAGTAATATTAAGTTCTCTATAGCTCTCCACGTTTGGAGTCCCTTTGACTATTGCAAACTGGATGATACCTTGTGCCATCGCTAGTTCATTGGTGCCGCCAACAATTGCCCAAACTCCATTTGGAGGAGTCATCCCCATAACTTGAAATGTTGAACCAGTAAACCTATTTCATGAATCACTTGGAAGTTAAACAAACGGCGGCACTCAACATTTTAATAATTGCATCTGAGTTGAGTCAAATTAGAACTATAATCAGTGTTAAAAATATGATAAGTAACATAGATATTATCCAGTGATTTAGAACAAATATATTACGTACCGTCCCTGCTGGAATATCATACTGAAATGGGAGAAATCTCCAGCATTGACCTGGTCAGCCTGGACATGGGTTCCTTTGGCACGACCAATAATTTTGGCGTCCGGTGCAGGTGCATCAAGTAGAGTATAATCAAAAGCAACCGTCCTACCAAACTCTATAGGGGGAGTAGACTTAAACACAACTTCTTGGTTGTGGGTTGGTCCGGACACCACCTGGTGCAAATACATCTGCATTTTTATCTCACTTTCACAACGAGTGGGACATGCAAAGAAGGGATGGGCCATGGAAAGCATCAGAATGGAGACAAAGAGGGAGGCTAGGGCAAGTCTAGGGTCAGCCATTGCTAGGATTGTTGGCTCCCAAAGAGAAGACCACTATACTTGAATCTGTGTTTCTCTTGTGTGGGTTGAGAGACATGCCTCAAGTAGGAGTGGTATTTATAGGGTCCAGTAGCCAAGACCCGCATGGAGGCTGGTCAATTTCTTGTATTATTTTGGTTGCTTGTCCTTTCGATGTAGGAAGGGATGTACTATTGCAATGATGTTGTTTTGGACCGTATGCATGTGAACCATATAGAGAGGAATAATGTGCCACTAGTAACAGctgcatttatttatttatttatt is from Triticum aestivum cultivar Chinese Spring chromosome 1B, IWGSC CS RefSeq v2.1, whole genome shotgun sequence and encodes:
- the LOC123085219 gene encoding pterocarpan synthase 1-like, with protein sequence MADPRLALASLFVSILMLSMAHPFFACPTRCESEIKMQMYLHQVVSGPTHNQEVVFKSTPPIEFGRTVAFDYTLLDAPAPDAKIIGRAKGTHVQADQVNAGDFSHFSMIFQQGRFTGSTFQVMGMTPPNGVWAIVGGTNELAMAQGIIQFAIVKGTPNVESYRELNITAFIPTVSIATGSFVQYFDI